A genomic segment from Nitrososphaerales archaeon encodes:
- a CDS encoding FAD-binding protein, whose protein sequence is MEKYDVAIIGGGSAGLAALMELSKLGLQAVVLEGAKPVGSKSVTGGILYSKNYRNAKVYNVEEVYKNFLDDAPVERRITGYYLNAVSENKVYTVDLTDAHNYQTNFAYSVLMVRMNKWFAAQAEEEAQKNGGGIVSGVHVSDIVWENSKTIVQTDELEPIQVNAVVAADGVNSEAALMTGARKKFDVEALYQGVKSVIRLPEDIIDERYGLKEGEGVAHLFAGDISRGHNGGGFIYTNKETLSVGLVYHLDSLIKSPIEPYTLLDSFLTIPQVSNYIKDEVPFVKEFDRDLPKEEQLRMKFGISKLLKSWEELRYTYYSKTARRKAIESRLYKSEEELRHRLDETRKELEEKFRVSFVTNYVELEYSAKLVPDGKRALMDKPYKNNVLFVGDAAGRGVFVGTRIEGINIGIDDAARAARAIARAKEHNDYSEEYMGRYYGELINESPYTDDIRKIDFEYLKIFVNACKEIPTESLNLFLRLGFMLLQKATVQDFARAITKMLDQRTLLALIETNEAYVKIPMEVAEKIGRTVNPDYKIKPPSIDERIAKIRINDDPEPHIKILDPNSRFIKSMVQLCPTKCYIMEILDKERFKSEVVLQHEGCIECGTCSKETDWKHPKGEKGVTYEYG, encoded by the coding sequence ATGGAGAAGTATGACGTTGCAATCATTGGAGGTGGCTCTGCAGGTCTAGCTGCATTGATGGAGCTGTCGAAACTTGGCTTGCAAGCGGTTGTTCTTGAAGGAGCGAAACCTGTAGGTTCTAAGAGCGTTACTGGAGGAATACTCTATTCCAAAAATTACAGAAATGCAAAGGTATACAATGTAGAGGAAGTGTATAAGAATTTTCTAGACGATGCCCCTGTCGAAAGGAGGATCACAGGTTACTACCTTAACGCTGTATCAGAAAACAAGGTGTATACCGTCGATCTTACCGATGCACATAACTATCAAACAAACTTTGCCTATTCTGTATTGATGGTTAGAATGAATAAATGGTTTGCCGCTCAGGCAGAAGAAGAAGCGCAAAAGAATGGGGGAGGAATAGTTTCTGGCGTTCATGTTAGCGACATTGTGTGGGAGAACAGCAAGACTATAGTTCAGACGGACGAGCTTGAGCCAATACAGGTCAACGCTGTTGTTGCAGCTGATGGCGTCAACTCAGAGGCTGCCCTTATGACAGGTGCTAGGAAAAAGTTCGATGTTGAAGCATTGTATCAGGGTGTTAAATCTGTAATTCGATTACCTGAAGACATCATAGATGAAAGGTATGGCTTGAAGGAAGGCGAAGGTGTTGCCCATTTGTTTGCAGGCGATATCTCTAGGGGACACAATGGTGGCGGTTTCATTTATACAAACAAGGAGACGCTTTCCGTTGGTCTTGTATATCATTTGGATTCTCTGATAAAGAGTCCAATTGAACCATATACCTTACTTGATAGTTTTCTTACCATTCCTCAGGTTAGCAATTACATAAAGGATGAGGTTCCATTCGTGAAGGAATTCGATAGGGATCTTCCGAAGGAAGAGCAGCTGAGAATGAAGTTTGGCATAAGCAAGTTATTGAAATCGTGGGAAGAATTGAGATATACATACTACTCGAAAACTGCAAGGAGGAAAGCAATCGAATCTAGATTATACAAGAGCGAAGAGGAGCTTAGGCATAGACTTGATGAAACAAGGAAGGAGCTGGAAGAAAAGTTTCGTGTTTCTTTCGTTACAAACTATGTTGAACTAGAATATTCGGCAAAATTGGTTCCAGATGGCAAACGTGCATTGATGGATAAACCGTATAAGAATAATGTATTATTCGTTGGCGATGCAGCAGGGAGAGGAGTGTTTGTTGGTACTAGGATCGAAGGCATAAACATCGGCATAGATGATGCAGCAAGGGCTGCAAGGGCAATTGCGAGAGCAAAGGAGCATAACGACTATTCCGAGGAATATATGGGCAGGTACTATGGAGAATTGATAAACGAAAGTCCGTATACTGATGATATTCGTAAAATAGATTTTGAGTATCTGAAAATATTTGTAAACGCCTGCAAGGAGATTCCCACGGAATCACTGAATTTGTTTTTGCGCTTGGGATTTATGCTCCTGCAGAAAGCAACAGTTCAAGACTTTGCTAGAGCAATCACAAAGATGCTTGACCAACGAACTTTGCTAGCACTTATAGAAACAAATGAAGCCTATGTGAAGATACCTATGGAGGTTGCCGAAAAGATAGGCAGAACTGTTAATCCAGATTATAAGATAAAACCGCCGAGTATAGATGAAAGGATTGCCAAGATAAGAATAAATGATGATCCTGAACCGCACATAAAGATTCTCGATCCAAATTCACGATTCATTAAAAGCATGGTGCAGTTATGTCCGACCAAGTGCTATATCATGGAGATCCTAGACAAAGAGCGCTTTAAATCAGAAGTTGTATTGCAGCATGAGGGATGCATCGAATGCGGTACATGTTCAAAGGAAACGGACTGGAAACATCCTAAAGGAGAAAAGGGTGTAACCTACGAGTATGGTTAG
- a CDS encoding electron transfer flavoprotein subunit alpha/FixB family protein, whose product MKYEHLFVFFEHDDGNPANVSFEMLGEARRLMDEFNRKYSRNEKVIAIILGHNIKSLCERAIHAGADAVIYADHPELRYPRIMVDTKIICSLVRDRQTVAKVVETSEDYVKPRYMFFGADAIGRHLSATVLAELESGLASDVNKLLVDDVTITHEHKTKGKQEKYEKILFMYRPDFSGFLWTQILCLDNKNPEIAREYSPQACSIIPGVFQPIIDSSRKGKIVEYEPTFSGKDLKIRIVKREIIKSEVPLEDSRIVVAFGRGIKDSPESNIKLIEQFANTLDAEIAISLPLSKQPYSISQSLKSTYFIPARVVGTSGKKIKPKVYVAIGISGATQHIVGMKDSEFVVSINPDPDAPIKDESDIYIQGRMEDVLPLLLDSIKKIKEGGN is encoded by the coding sequence ATGAAATATGAACACCTTTTCGTATTCTTCGAGCATGACGATGGAAACCCTGCAAATGTAAGTTTCGAGATGTTGGGTGAAGCCAGAAGGTTGATGGATGAATTTAACAGAAAGTATTCTCGTAACGAAAAAGTAATTGCAATAATACTTGGACATAACATAAAATCGCTGTGTGAAAGGGCAATCCATGCAGGTGCAGACGCCGTGATCTATGCGGATCATCCCGAGTTAAGGTATCCAAGGATAATGGTGGATACCAAGATCATATGTTCCTTGGTAAGAGATCGGCAAACAGTTGCAAAAGTAGTTGAAACATCTGAAGATTATGTGAAGCCCAGATACATGTTTTTTGGCGCCGATGCAATAGGAAGACATTTGTCCGCGACTGTGCTTGCAGAGCTCGAATCAGGTCTTGCTTCGGATGTCAATAAGCTTCTAGTTGACGATGTTACAATTACACATGAGCACAAAACAAAAGGCAAACAAGAAAAATATGAGAAAATACTTTTCATGTACAGACCCGATTTCAGTGGATTTTTGTGGACACAGATCCTTTGTTTGGATAACAAGAACCCTGAGATCGCAAGGGAATACTCGCCTCAGGCATGCAGCATAATCCCCGGTGTCTTTCAACCTATTATAGATAGCAGTAGGAAGGGAAAGATAGTCGAGTACGAACCAACTTTTTCTGGAAAGGATCTTAAGATAAGGATAGTAAAACGTGAAATTATAAAGAGCGAGGTTCCTCTGGAGGACTCTAGGATAGTGGTTGCATTTGGGAGGGGGATAAAAGACTCTCCAGAAAGTAATATCAAGTTGATAGAACAGTTTGCCAATACATTGGATGCAGAGATTGCTATTTCATTGCCCTTATCGAAGCAACCGTACAGCATTAGCCAGTCGTTAAAGTCAACCTATTTTATTCCTGCTAGGGTGGTTGGCACAAGCGGCAAGAAAATAAAACCAAAGGTGTACGTAGCAATTGGTATAAGCGGGGCTACACAACACATAGTTGGAATGAAGGACTCTGAATTCGTTGTATCGATAAATCCAGATCCTGACGCTCCAATAAAGGATGAAAGTGATATTTACATACAAGGTAGGATGGAGGACGTTCTACCACTGCTTCTTGATTCAATCAAGAAGATCAAGGAAGGTGGCAATTAA
- a CDS encoding electron transfer flavoprotein subunit beta/FixA family protein: protein MQSTINVAVMVKLEPDLSEGNVSYNPDGTLNRSQTRSILGPHSAIATRASFYSKVLYDANIKVCTMGPPMADIALRQALEICNADELHLYSDRAFAGADTLATAETIKAGIRKMGSIDLVIGGHRAVDGETGQTGPQVAWKLGFNFLGNVIDYSIDSANRIIHAERLIEIQGLYNILEEVECPLPALITIDPSYRERYNTVSQRLKYIKLQKEAMKKAENYKQYLKVWSAKELGVDTRSVGLPGSPTIVYKVEKVPRAKASRQTRIIDVSKDSELKELGMRLLEILNSK from the coding sequence ATGCAGAGCACAATAAACGTTGCAGTAATGGTGAAGCTGGAACCAGATCTATCTGAAGGTAATGTTAGTTATAATCCTGATGGTACGCTTAATAGGTCGCAAACACGAAGCATCTTGGGCCCACACAGTGCTATCGCTACTAGGGCGTCATTTTATTCCAAGGTTTTGTACGATGCCAATATCAAGGTGTGTACCATGGGACCACCGATGGCTGACATTGCACTGAGGCAAGCACTGGAGATATGCAATGCCGATGAGTTGCATCTGTATAGTGACAGGGCATTTGCTGGTGCAGATACACTTGCAACAGCTGAAACCATCAAAGCTGGCATAAGGAAGATGGGTTCCATTGATTTAGTAATAGGAGGGCATAGGGCAGTTGATGGAGAAACTGGTCAAACTGGTCCACAGGTTGCATGGAAGCTAGGCTTTAATTTCCTGGGCAACGTGATAGATTACAGTATAGATAGTGCTAACAGAATTATACATGCCGAAAGGCTTATCGAGATACAGGGACTGTACAACATTCTAGAGGAGGTTGAATGTCCGTTACCAGCTCTTATTACTATAGATCCCTCATACAGGGAACGCTATAACACAGTCTCACAACGCCTGAAGTATATTAAACTACAAAAGGAAGCCATGAAGAAGGCAGAGAATTACAAGCAATACTTGAAAGTGTGGAGTGCAAAAGAACTTGGTGTTGATACTAGGAGTGTTGGTTTACCCGGTTCTCCCACTATAGTGTATAAAGTGGAAAAGGTTCCAAGGGCAAAAGCAAGCAGGCAGACCAGGATAATTGATGTTAGCAAGGATAGTGAATTGAAGGAGCTGGGCATGAGGCTTTTGGAGATACTGAACAGCAAGTGA
- a CDS encoding transposase, which produces MLSIQINHNKRMDGNFYCSTGKERARISGYSELLDNYLAFLAYPDEVRKFIYTTNAVESINAGIDFMRRELGGYFPSKQSLEVNYFVQIVNMNDSWMKAPVPLIRARAYELKQIMTMKFELNDAR; this is translated from the coding sequence ATGCTGTCTATTCAAATCAATCATAATAAACGGATGGATGGTAATTTTTACTGCAGCACAGGGAAAGAAAGAGCACGCATTAGCGGTTATTCGGAACTACTGGATAATTACCTTGCATTCCTTGCTTATCCAGATGAGGTAAGGAAGTTCATATACACAACAAATGCTGTTGAAAGCATAAATGCAGGTATTGATTTCATGAGGAGGGAGCTTGGAGGGTACTTCCCTTCTAAACAATCGCTTGAAGTAAATTACTTTGTGCAGATAGTGAATATGAACGATTCATGGATGAAGGCACCAGTACCATTGATAAGAGCAAGGGCGTATGAATTGAAACAGATAATGACAATGAAGTTTGAGCTAAATGATGCAAGGTAA
- a CDS encoding Lrp/AsnC ligand binding domain-containing protein: protein MPTAYVVMTCDLGYEEEIIKQLSKLKGVTKVCGTYGVYDIVAEVSSDSMDLLRQTITVEMTKIPHIRSKVTLIVIEGQGQVTKTSEYR, encoded by the coding sequence ATGCCTACAGCATATGTGGTGATGACCTGCGATCTGGGCTATGAGGAAGAGATAATCAAACAGCTTTCAAAGCTGAAAGGTGTAACCAAAGTATGCGGCACCTACGGCGTATACGATATCGTTGCTGAAGTATCTTCAGACTCGATGGACTTGCTCAGGCAAACTATAACTGTAGAGATGACTAAAATTCCTCACATACGCTCCAAGGTGACACTAATAGTGATAGAAGGTCAAGGGCAGGTCACTAAAACCTCTGAGTATAGATGA
- a CDS encoding DUF72 domain-containing protein — translation MYFIGCSGWFYWHWKIIFYPETMPPSKWFHHYTTYFNTVELNSPFYHWPKQSTVKTWYRQSPDDFVYTLKVNRTITHIKKFKGSSRLVNAFYKISDDLKDKMGCFLFQLPPSLKFSDKKLKEIVSQIDAERKNVIEFRHVSWFREEVYDELRRSGIIFCIVSSPNLPEDFVKTSNEIYIRFHGKNSWYSYNYSNKEIEEWVRKIRKARAKNVWLYFNNDANAYAVKNSLYLKKLLTC, via the coding sequence GTGTATTTCATAGGATGTAGTGGATGGTTCTACTGGCACTGGAAGATAATATTTTATCCTGAAACTATGCCGCCAAGCAAGTGGTTCCACCACTATACAACATATTTTAACACTGTGGAGCTAAATTCACCCTTCTATCACTGGCCCAAACAGTCAACTGTAAAGACATGGTATAGACAGTCGCCAGATGATTTCGTTTACACCTTGAAGGTAAATAGAACAATAACACACATAAAGAAATTCAAGGGAAGCTCTAGACTAGTAAATGCATTTTACAAGATTAGTGATGATCTCAAAGATAAGATGGGATGTTTCTTGTTCCAATTGCCTCCTAGTTTGAAGTTTAGCGATAAGAAGCTGAAGGAAATTGTATCGCAAATAGATGCAGAAAGAAAGAACGTCATAGAGTTCAGGCATGTGAGCTGGTTTAGGGAAGAGGTTTATGATGAACTCAGAAGGTCAGGGATAATTTTCTGCATTGTAAGTTCACCAAACCTGCCTGAAGATTTCGTTAAAACATCTAACGAAATTTACATCAGGTTCCATGGTAAGAATTCTTGGTATTCATACAACTATAGCAACAAGGAAATAGAAGAATGGGTTAGAAAGATTAGGAAGGCAAGAGCAAAGAATGTTTGGTTATACTTTAACAACGATGCAAATGCCTATGCTGTGAAGAATTCCCTATATCTGAAGAAGTTACTAACGTGCTAA